The Streptococcus sanguinis genome contains the following window.
TGAGACTACGCGCAATCAGCAAGAGCTGCTTTTCCCTTGAGACAGACTGGCGTAGCTTCGGCCAATCAATTCTTGCCCGCCAATGGAAGCCAGCATTTCCCTAGCTTGATTCAGCTCAGTTTGCCCGTAAGGAGCATAGAGAATACTGCTTTTATACTTGCCTGTTAGGACGATTTCTTCGGCTGTGAGACGGCTAGGCAGGCGTTCAGCAATGAAGGAGCCGACTACTCCAATCTTCGTTCGCAGCTGAGGAATGTCGCCGGCACCAAATTCAGTACCGAGAACTGTTACCTTACCCTGGGTCTTCCAATGTTCAGCCATGAGCAGGCGCAGGAGAGTAGACTTTCCAGAACCGTTGAGACCGAGAATAGCCCAATTCTCCCCCTTTTTCACCTGCCAGTTGAGATCTTTTAAGATGGTTCGGCCTTGTTTAGCCAAGCTTACATTTTCCAGTTTGATAATCTTTTCCATTTTTATTCTTTCTTTCGTTAAATCTCCTTTATTATAACAAAATTTATGGTAAAATAACTGATAGGAGGAGTCAAATGTTTCATAAAAGTAAGCTGATGTTTTGGACCAGTGAGGTCCTTTTGCTAACGATTATCTTCTTTATCTGGCGCCAGATGGGTGATATGATAACCCCGATTGTTAGCGTTGTGAATACAATCTTGATTCCCTTTCTTGTGGGAGGATTTCTTTACTATATTACGAATCCACTGGTGAAATTTCTCCAGGACAAGCTCAAAATCAACCGGATGATTGGGATTCTGATTACGCTCAGTCTTTTGTTTGGCTTGATTGCTTTGGGCGTTATTTACCTCTTGCCGATTTTGATTAATCAGCTGAGCAGCTTGATTAATTCCACACAAGGCCTTTATTGGGAAATTCAAAGTTTTGTCAATCAATTATCTAAAAATCCGCTCTTTCGAAATCTGAATATCCAGTCCACCATCCAGCAGCTCAACCTGTCTTATGTGGACATTCTGCAAAATATCCTCAACAGTGTCACCAACAGTCTAGGCAGTGTGCTGTCAGCAGTTGTCAATACGCTGATGATTTTGATTATGACGCCTATTTTTTTGGTTTACTTCCTCATGGACGGCCATAAGCTCCTACCCATGCTGGAGCGGACAGTCCTCAAGCGCGATAAGCTCAATATCTCTAGCTTGCTGACCAATCTCAATGCTACTGTTGCCCGCTATATCAGCGGAATTTCAATTGATGCCCTGATTATTGGTGCTCTGGCCTATATTGGCTATAGTGTCATTGGACTCAAGTACGCTTTGGTCTTTGCTATTTTCTCCAGTCTAGCTAATCTGATTC
Protein-coding sequences here:
- a CDS encoding AI-2E family transporter, with product MFHKSKLMFWTSEVLLLTIIFFIWRQMGDMITPIVSVVNTILIPFLVGGFLYYITNPLVKFLQDKLKINRMIGILITLSLLFGLIALGVIYLLPILINQLSSLINSTQGLYWEIQSFVNQLSKNPLFRNLNIQSTIQQLNLSYVDILQNILNSVTNSLGSVLSAVVNTLMILIMTPIFLVYFLMDGHKLLPMLERTVLKRDKLNISSLLTNLNATVARYISGISIDALIIGALAYIGYSVIGLKYALVFAIFSSLANLIPYVGPSIGLIPMVITYAFTDPQKMVAALIYMLIIQQVDGNILYPRIVGGVMKVHPITIMVLLLLSSNIYGVLGMIVAIPTYSILKEIAKFLANLYDNHKEAQQQKKNEEFGIINK